TCGGTCACCATGGCAAAGAAGTCCGGCGATTTCATCAGAACTTCTTGCGGTGTAACCCAGTACCCAGATTTATGTTTTGAGTCACTCTCAGTGTTTAGAAGCAAAATCCAACAAAGTCCAAGACAGATAGCTCAAACAGCATTGCACGTAAGTTTATCCCGAGCTAGATCCGTAAGGAGTTACGTTTCCACGATGACCAGAGTTAAAGGTATTAAAGGTAGAGATCTCCAAGCTGTGAAAGATTGTGTAGATAATATGGGTGACAGTGTGGATCGGTTGAGTAAATCCATCAAAGAACTTGGTGAAATGAGTAAGGGTAAAAATGCTGCTTCTGATTTCATGTGGCATATGAGTAATGTACAGACTTGGGTAAGTGCTGCACTTACTGATGAAAATACTTGTACTGAAGGGTTTACCGGTCATGGCAAGAATACTAATTATAGAATTGGTATTAGGAGAAGAGTCACTGGTGTTGCTCAGGTTACTAGTAATGCACTTGCTTTGGTTAATCATTTTGCCGCTTAGCACTACTAAGGATATGGATTTCAGCCAGGGTCTTATTATCTACTTGATCTAGGATTTTCTTTGTGATCTTATTATATGTGTTGTTGTCAAATAAGATCTTAAAGTTCTGTTTAATTAGGGTCTGAAGATGTATTAGAAAGTTCAGCTTTTTAAGTACTGTCAATATGCTATACTATAGTAATGTAAGTTCTAAGAAGGTTTGTGTTTTGTACTTCCCCTACTTTGAAAGTAAAATATGTGTGTAATAAGTAAAAACTACGTGTTAAACTTGTATCAAAGCAATAATCAGTTTTGTTTCTTTCCTACTATCTATGCTCACAATGTATCTTCCTTTGATTTTGAAAGGGCCCAATTTGAATAGTTTCTCGGATAGTTCTACATCGACCGTAGAAAAGTCCtgtaaattttaaattttatcaaTAATTTTTGTTCTTCTGGTCTAGGCTGTAAATGTCATGGATTATATGAGAATTCACGCAACTGGTGAGAAATTACTACCAAGTCTTACTTGCCTGGTCATGCACGTTCCTGCATTGCTGATTTAGGCGTGCTGGATAAGCTGGACCAACTACAAAGGAGTCAATTGCAactacctaaataataaaagaatctATCTGATTTATAGGTATGAGGGGTCAAAGGCCTTAACTAATTCCATCACTTTCATGCAAATGGTTCCGACACATGAGCCATGAATTGGggccaaaagaaagaaaagatgaaATTTCTTTAGTAAAACATGGAGATGAACGATGATGTAGTAAAAGCAGAATTATTGGACCAGCTTCGTATACATTTTAGGACATCATTGGATTATATGTAACTAACAACTAACAGCTTTGAAGTTTGAAATTTGAACTACTAGTAGTCTAGTACCAATGAAAAAAAACATACTTATTAAGttccataattaaaaaaaaaaactttccactCCGGAAGTGTACGTACTCTCCACCGCATACATGCTTGCGAATCTCGAAAATCAAGATAGCAATGGTGTTGTCTTTTCATGTTAACAAGACCCGTAAAAGAGAGAAAAGGTCCATCTAAAACGAATTGAAACAGAATTCAAGTGTACAAGATTCGTCATAACTAGTGTTAAAAAGTAGTGCTCCTAGTCCTAACTTTTCTAACAATGGACCGTGAGTCCGTCACCAACACGTTTGTTGAATCCctacacaaaaccaaattttgtGCAACAGCTCGAAACTAGAGCTGGACTAGGACTGGGCTTGCACTAGTGTGGAGACTTGGACTAAAAGTGCATGAAATCTAATCACACCTACCATAACATAGGATTATTATTAATATGGGAAAGCCACTTTTACTAGAGAGAAATTCGACTTCGGTCTATGATATTTGACTTTGGTTCATCAATGGATGGAATTAAAATAAGCTTATCCCCTATCAGAAAATACTTCTCgagtttagttttctttttaatCTTTCCAAAACTAACTGTACGTCCACATTCCTATACTGTATCACATGATCCATTCAAACTTTCATATAAAAGAGAGATTCACTATTACAGTACACGTACACCCATTTGACAAAGTAAAGAACGTCCATGTCTTCCTACACCATATTTATTGGCTCAGTGTAGCTTCCATTTTACGCCTCAAAAAGCAACATTGCAAGATAGTTTTATCAATTTCTTTCCTTATGAAATCTTATTTGGTTATGAGTCTTATTCACTTTGTTAAGTTCTTTCCTTCTGAAATCTAATTTGGTCATGAGTCTTATTCGCTTTGTTAAGTTCTCAGAAATCTTGGTAACGATGCGTTGTATACGGTACATGTCCAGATTTTAGCAGCATGGATGCACTTGAAATcatgaattttaattttagtaTGGCTGTGCACTAAAGAACGAAGAATAGAGTTCACATGGTTAATGTTGTGGAAGAAAACCTCAGCGATAACGATTTGCAACAAGAATTCCAGATTTTCTAGCCAACTTCTTTAAACTGGCAAGAACGCCGATAAACATAAGAGTACGAGTATTAAAACCTCTAGAGCAAGTGATCCAATATCCACCTTGAAACAAAACATGTGATTCATTAAACACGAAGGCGATCACCTGTACACAAATTCTGATTAATATGGGCTTAATTAATCTTAAAATGAACTAATATCATAGGAAACACAAAGCACTTCAAGTCATAAAGAAGATAGTAGAACAAATGAGCCCTTCAGGATATCGACCTCTGAACATCAACAAGAGACCCAATCTTGGAAGCAGAAAACGAAATATATGTTCATTCCCCATTCAAATTTCTTATATTTGGATACGACATGGTTCTGGCCAGTTGTTATCAACTTTCTTCATAATCTCGCTGTCAGAGATGATTCAAAACTCCAACATCAACATAAAAATTGATAGGGGGAAAGCTTATTATCATCCACCCAATATTGACTAGAAATCAAAGATCCTAGACAGAGTCATCTTTCCCTTTAGTAAAAGTAGCTTTCCCTATATTAATTATCTAACATAAGgttcatttttattcttcttcttcgatggatAACACTTTATGTTGTCCAAAATTATAGCCTACTTATGACTCGTTTATTGACACAAATAGTATTATAGTGAAGGATAACGAAATATAGCAGTACAGGATAGGGAAGTACACCTTTGGTTAACATTTTTGTGGGTGTATCACCTGactcttttattttctctttgtCCACACATGCGTTTTGTATGTGTGTTTAGTCACTAAGTCATTAATGTTAAACTTGTTGTGTTTTGCGCAACAAATCTACATATGGTTAAATTATCTTAAGTATGGATAGTCGTAATTTGCATTAGCTTTTGTTTATGGCATGTTGATATTTTAATCGTGCATTAAATATTTTCTTAAGGTTAATGCTAGATAAGGTAAAGAGTAAAGATTCATATTTCTTAACATGTCATATGAGGTAACTTTGTATCCATGAGGTGTCTCTCCAACTGATGATGGAAAGGTTGAGAGACATGTGAAAAGCATGACTAGGACTCTCTTTTAGCCTCACATGTTTTCCTTAAAAAGCATATATGTGTTCACACATCACGAAGAGGATTACCTAGTCAATGACAATTGCACAGTTTCTGAACTTCCAATAAGAAATCCATACTATCCACACAATTGTAGTAAATTTTGTATGGGTTTGCGAGCACATATCATACTTGCAAACAAAAACAACCAATCAATAATGTTCTCACAATTTACAAGACGCATGAGACAGTAAAGACAAACAAAAATAACATTACTTATTACCTGTCACGATCTTTTCCATCGACATTACAATTGATTCGGTAGTACTGATAACCACAATACACTGGATAGTTCTCCGTCATATCCAATAATCTGGTAATTTATAATAGTAGGAAGTAGAAGAAAACCTAACGACATACCACATACAAATACCAAAAGTACATTGAATATCATGAATTCAAAAAAAAGgatattatattatatatatatatactaggtctTAACCCGTGCCTTAACGGCACGGGCGTATCATaattatgttagattattttgcCCCAAATAATAAACAGACTCTTTTTCAGCTCATTTACATAATAGAAACAACGTTAGAACTTACAATAAATCAACTATACCAAACAATGCTAGAACTTACAACGAAAACCATTCCCTAGGATCGTTCCCAATATTGAAAACTTGAACATGAATACCATCAAAAATCTCCATTAATGGGGAAATTGTGGACACTTGACTTCATCCCAGCAAATATGGAAAACAAAATTATTATAATGCAAAAGGGTCGGGATAAGCCTTAAACCTTCATTAATATCTTACGATGTTCCAAACATTTGAACTATTCACGTTCTACATAAAACTTGACATGGTCGCAATAAGAAGATTAAGTAGTGTAAGTATCCTTAGTCATCACAATCCCCTTTCATTCGCATCTAAGAAACTGCAAAAAATATAACACATCACACGTTTTATCCATTTAATATCAAACATATCCATTTAAAAATCCAGTTAACCGAAACCATGGAAGATCAAACATGCAACCGGTGTTCACGTGTGGGTTGATGTTATTCAAAGCAACAAATTTTATTAACAGTGAATCAGAAAGaagtaatgaaatttaaaaaccttGAAGAGTATGATCCTGTAATCTTGGAAGTGTCAGCTTGTTCCATTGTCCCACCCAAAGTTGAACTTCACTGTATGGACATTCGCGACTCACAAACTGATTCCTTGTTCTTTAGATATTTTGCATTATTTAAGCCAAACACGACCAATGCCACAAACCACGTCAATCTAATGCAAATAGAAAATCATGGACAGACCTTGAAATTAGATTAGCCACTCAGCTGATATTAAAGATTCATCCAGTTTGTGTGTATTTTAGGGGGGCGGGAGGCAATAGGTTCGCTGTAAAACGAAAAAGTGGTAATATCCGGTAACCAAAAGTATTGTAGCGGTAATCGTTCTATACTAATAGAACATAATATAGatttaattatttaaataaccaccaATTACAGTATTATATCCCGCTTTAAAATATTTGCA
The nucleotide sequence above comes from Papaver somniferum cultivar HN1 chromosome 8, ASM357369v1, whole genome shotgun sequence. Encoded proteins:
- the LOC113306483 gene encoding pectinesterase inhibitor 7-like, producing MAQTSFLCLLLFLFVFCTSSVTMAKKSGDFIRTSCGVTQYPDLCFESLSVFRSKIQQSPRQIAQTALHVSLSRARSVRSYVSTMTRVKGIKGRDLQAVKDCVDNMGDSVDRLSKSIKELGEMSKGKNAASDFMWHMSNVQTWVSAALTDENTCTEGFTGHGKNTNYRIGIRRRVTGVAQVTSNALALVNHFAA